In Lytechinus variegatus isolate NC3 chromosome 13, Lvar_3.0, whole genome shotgun sequence, the DNA window AAACCAAATAGATGGATCCAAGGATGCAAAGCCAACAGAAACAGCTGTTCTGTACAATGAAGCCCAACAGCTGTTACTATAAGCTACTTGGAAGAATAAATAGCCGGGgcaataattttgatttgaatgtcaATATCAAATAGTGGATCCATTTGTATTCACTGCAATAAGCTAACAAATTACTTAATGAAAACTTATGAGTCTGGTATGGATCTCTGTTCAGTGAATGAATTTACATGACTGATTTCAATTAAGTTCACAAACTCCAGGgccccgttttacaaagagttacgactgatccgatcaatcgtgaCTCTATgtaaatccatcagtgtcataatttttctacgaAAAACTTACACAATGTCCTCCCTATGCAAAGAGAAatgcagtgaattttcaagaaaacaatgaatgcatgaatatacatcatagctagaaaatattttaaacaaacatgtttGATGccgacgttgctggccgtccatagttacgattgatcggatcaatcataagtctttgtaagacggggcccagattaAACATAAAGTTACACCCCCATGAGCAGTATACATCCAATGGCAGTAAAATatcatgcacccccccccccccccgaactgAATTAAAGATGCTGTTCACCATTTTGTGACATTTCCACAGAAAAATTCTATATTGCGACAAATACAATgagtattattaatattatgatccgaatattttaaaaaacaaaaaaaagactACAAAAGACCTGATTGAGATGTTAGTGACTTGAGATTCTTACCTCACTGGATTTATCCACATTTCTGGGCTACAATGAACAAGAGATGACACAGCCTCAGACtggatctgaaaaaaaaatgattgaaggATAAAAATACTGTACAACAATCAAATTAAGATTTTCTGTATACACTGAATATTCTTTTTACTCCAAATGACACTTTGCATTAAgcatttgattgattgattgatagacttatgtcatttatttatttatttatatacttGGTTAaatgttattcattttaatgttttatcttGCAGCTTAAATGGTTTTTCACTATATCTACTTAtctactatatatatatatacacacacaataTATACTACATTTAATCAGTTTCAGGTCAATATCTCTTCTCTCTTTGCTAAATGTACAAATACCTGTAACATCGGAATGGGTATAAAGaggttttaaaatatattttgggggGAAATGACCTTGGCCCAAATATGTCAATTGCTCAAAACCGTCATCActgagacattttttttcttgagggACTCCAAAATTACACGTAGGTGGTACCAGGGGTAGAGAAAGACATTTCAAGGGTTTCTTCAGAAGAGGGGTAGGCCTATAGGGTTAACATGCTGGTACCTCTTATTCCAATTGTTTGTAAAGCTGTGTGTTACTCTATGAACAGGGGAGCATTTCCATGAAACAGACAGTCACTGAATATTGGTTATAAGCTACTGACATCCTTGCACCTGATTGGCTCTGAGACAGGATGCTTTtatatgaaacactcccctgctTTAACAGAAGAATGTTTGGAGATCATGTGCTACTGTACCTCTGCAAGGTTTGGTCCACTGAGCACATTCCATGCAGCAATGGTATCAATACCACAGCTTCCCAGGCCCACTTCTCCAACCGGTCTGCTGCCCTCTGGAGAGCAAGTTGAGTTATGCAGGATACTCAGATGCTGAGACACTTGATGCGCAGAATCAGGGTCCCCAACCAAAAGCTGTAGATGGATAGAAATCTTTGTAAACAGTGTATATGAATCAAGGCTACAATGTTCATATGAATCTAGTATAAGTGTCATATCTCCATCAATTTTACATtgtaatttacaatatttactTGAATTGCTGATCTCATGCTAaattttcttcatcttctcctcCTTTAACTCTTAATGTGCCATTCACTGCAATcagccaattttttttcagagtctatatataatttttgtatttataaaaagGGAATCACTCCTGAGACAATAATGTTAAACCGCTTGACCATAAGCTGAACTGAACAATGgaatcactcatgcatgcaaTGCACTCCTCAAAATTCAATAGGCATAATAATAGCTGTATGACCATTGCACGAAAATGTGTTCTTTGCACAGATATGTGTTCATGGCACGTAAAGggttaataaataaaaaaaatgagatggCAAGAATCagtgtatgcaaatgagagagcaTACACTGTATAATGGCATCacactttttttatcaaaaaagttAGCAATCTTAATACTTTCCCTTTGTACATGAAACCAGTGAAGATACCAATTCTTAGTTAGGATCTTTACTGAAATATACTGGTACCCGGGTAATAATGAAATGAGCCAGAGTATATACAGGGCCGGGCCTCTAATTTGAAACTGAAAGGAGTCTTGCATGTACTGTAAAAGTACTGTAGGCCTACtcactattttttaatcatctttTCATAATCCTAATAGAGGATCATCACttgttcagggggggggggaggaccaTCTATCGTTGCGTCCCCCAAACGCAAATGATAATCCTCTGCTATGATGCCCATGACTGTCGACTGTGGGGTATGATGTTTTTCATTTCttgtctttccatttcaatttttctgcctatatttcctttctttttgtcatattacacatggtgaaccgtaaaccttCTCCATGTTATAAACTTCACCTTGCAAACCTACAAAGAtcatctgatatttttttatctatgaTTAATTCCCCCCAAAAGTActaacaaattatttttgttacattatacatatacatatatatatatatatatatatatatatatatatatatatatatacattatatatactTATATGTATAAATgatatgaatgcagaagaaaacaccaaataaaatcttatttcaATTACAAACCACTTGTAAAAAGTTGTAGGAGGCTATATTCTATCTCCCTTGACctgatttctattttttatatttttatcttggACTTCAGTTCAAGCTAGTTCAGCAAAGGATGTTGCTGTCTGGAAGCTTGCCCAAAAGTTAAGAGAGAGGGGCTCCGCTCTCTAGCCCATTGCAAATCCCCTCCCCTCTGCTCAGTGAGATGAGAGAATTGgcactgggcgttgtggcgtgcgcctgtaatccaagctgtggggaaattacaaattgatgcagagattcgagccctggtcacgtctttcggatggtgacgttaaatgtcagacgtaaataatcatatctgattgatacacgtctgacaaaactcaaatacacacacacacacactgggCTAGAGCTTAGAAATCAGGaggccctctatgttagcttttggaaAGAGAGCTTCCAGACATCATCAACATCCAATTTGGACTAGTTCAGCAATTACCTTGCCCCATCCTGCTGGGGTGAATGGATTGCAGATAGCTCCAGTAAAGCAGCAAAAATCAAACCACCATCCATCCACCCGTTCTGGCGATAACTCTTCCAAATCCTCCATTTCATAACAGACCGGCAGATTCGCTGATCGGTTTGTGGCTATGCGCGTCCATCTTGATTTCAACCACTTTTCTGTTCTCCCTCGCTCTGCCATGCTTGCGCATTCTCGGGTGATATTACAATTTGGCAGCCATCCTTTCGCAAAGTTTGCATAGTCTGTAACCACCTTCTGGAGTACGCTGGCTTTGTTTCTGTAGCAATTTGGAAATTCACTCCTGCATTGCGACCTGATCATTTGACGGAACTGGGAATTATTGAAGACAGAAGACGGGATGACCGCTACTGTGCTGGCAGGCTGAGCAGAAGAGGCCCTACCTGGTTTCAAGGCACGGCGTCCCCGGTCCTCTGGGTCTGGCGTGCGACTTGTCCAGGGTCCGATCTCACTTGCAATGTCTTCCCGCAGCTGGCTCTTGCACTGCCCAGCCACAGGTCCACGGGCACGGCCACGACCCCCGTCAGTCTGCGTCTGTGCATCGGTGTTGCTGCGACGGGCGACTCTGAAATTGAGTGCCGATAACTTCGAAGCAAACTTGGCGAATAAATAACCAGGTTCAATTGATTCTGTCACGTTTTCATAACTAGGGCTTAAAGCTTCGAATGTTATTGAGgcatttatcaaaattataaagCAAAGTGTGCTGAAATACGATaatttatcatatttcaatCCGCGGAATTCAGCCATCTTGATCATCGATCGGCATcttcataatttatttatttatttacattccTAGTCTTTATTGAGACTCTCATGAAACAGACTCAGAGTCACGATAGGCAAAGATCATAATTTGTAATATGAAAACCtaaacaagaaaatacaaaatgattagcaatttcaaatgaatatttttttaaattcagaatGATATATATAGGCTGTAATGATATAAGCTTTCCTATCAAAGTTATCATCAGCATTTCCAGTCTTTGTCGCAGACTAAGAAATTGTATGGAACGCTCTCTTCCGAAACAACTTTCGTTTTGTTTTGTCTTGCTTGTCAGGATAacgttttgttttgcttgtcaggaTAACGTAATAATACAGGGCAGGAGAGGTGGTCTTGCACGATTTCCTgagaacttttctttcctttctttcttttacttttcaaactgaCATAGAATGAACACAGAAATCattctattttgaaaaaaaggaaagcaaatttACAAAGCAACAATAGACAAAACTGACCtgtttgcctattcaaaataataacaacgAGTTTTGTTTGCTTTGCTTAATTAtggtttatatttcatattcatttattttggctAGAGTTTTCAAGGAAGAATTAAAATCATAGAGGCATCTCCTCATTAGTGTCAACAGGGGGAGGAGTTGGGGCGGTGGGGGTAACAATATTAACTGCCAATTAACTGTCGGAATATCATCATGATTTTCCGAGGTATCATAATTCCTATTTGCTCCTGAGTGTATGCGTTAGGCTAATGGAGATGATAGGCCTAACTTTGAAACTCcaatcaacatctaaaatggtCTCCTAAttagtaaaagaaaataaagaaacaagtaAACAAGGAAAATAAGCACCAAAGCCAAAATGACTTTCTGAGATGTAGATAGCAtaggcgccggaagcgggggcagtgggggcacttgccccaaatatatatatatttttttggccggggggcaaaacgagatttttgccccccccccatgtgccccctaaaagtagaaaaagaataaattatttaacatgtttaaggacaatataaacgatgaaggcacttttctgcctaaaaattgtcatttccattgtcaaaaatgaaaaaatttcgcccctgacggggcaattgcatatcatagtaagcctcgcgtcttttgacgaacatatccctctgtgaaacatacctctgataagccccttttccatcatattacagtgtgataacgttttacctttaaatgaatacatttcagactaattgaaaatggtttaccaatgcatgctggctgtatcggctaacaaacgcgcggtcgcccagaaacgcaaagaccggacccgatacatagagatgtacatatacatctctatgacccgatatcactaacgcgcgtgaacgctagtcGAGCaaaatatggaatctatgtcatagctgtcaagcccagaaaccataacatctcgaggtCGTCATATATTACTCTAGGACATACTCTCAATCATCCAATATCTCGCCTATCAATTTTACTTCTTCAGAAGCAAAATTGGTAGGCGAGAAATTGGAAGATATATATTGAGAGTAGGTCCTAGagtaatatttcttgaaaatgtgTGTATTTCTGAAAATCGGACTGCAAAACACAAAAGGTTAAAGAGTtagagaggcttgagtagttggattattggataaatgagaagatgctagtttgagtcggcgaatggagtgcagagctgGAGTACTCATCCAtcaactactcaagcctcttcaaatcttcaaccttttctggtttactgtctttttcaggactacgctcatttaaacaaaaaattactcgactacTGTCCACtctcctatcaatttcacttcttcctctatccactttttcgaatactccacatggtgtaccgtcaaccacacccgcttttggaatgtaattgttttcttctaaataatgttacataatgtgcATTATGAACTGCGGTAGTTTGTTAATCAGTTCATGATTATTAAagtgaatatttcctggaatttgatattcatcatttcctagttatggtcacattttccccagaaaatatgtaaagaaaaaagaagattttgaaggagtcatccaaaagtgcttcccagccatacaaaacatgcaaaaggaaacacataaatcgagtaatgttttaaactttaatgattttcagaaaaactttaaattgttagacaattaagcttgtcaaatttctttcccctctatatacttacaaaatatgaaacgtattgccaatgcatggataatcagggactatctccaatgctgatgtcagaaatgatttgcatagAATGGAGATTTGGgtgcttatcgacgtctgccacCTCAGAacagacattttgaatttgaaaagactTTCATTATAtagaatttcttttgtttctgtgCTCCGCTTAtcctgcttaatacactccttgctCTGACAGGAATTACTTGAAACTTAATATGATGATTGTGCTCtttcgcgtcgtccgtgtatgtaaatgtacataaataaatgtttttgaaaggatattgcatgaagtATAAGCGTaatacgtaatttaattgatcagacatgaaaaccacattccgaagcgatcgtttgcgcgtagatttcagtTTGTCA includes these proteins:
- the LOC121426746 gene encoding uncharacterized protein LOC121426746 isoform X1; translation: MIKMAEFRGLKYDKLSYFSTLCFIILINASITFEALSPSYENVTESIEPGYLFAKFASKLSALNFRVARRSNTDAQTQTDGGRGRARGPVAGQCKSQLREDIASEIGPWTSRTPDPEDRGRRALKPGRASSAQPASTVAVIPSSVFNNSQFRQMIRSQCRSEFPNCYRNKASVLQKVVTDYANFAKGWLPNCNITRECASMAERGRTEKWLKSRWTRIATNRSANLPVCYEMEDLEELSPERVDGWWFDFCCFTGAICNPFTPAGWGKLLVGDPDSAHQVSQHLSILHNSTCSPEGSRPVGEVGLGSCGIDTIAAWNVLSGPNLAEIQSEAVSSLVHCSPEMWINPVRTFEALLNKLTASEVRTVHAMFDAHISAQKGLTSPQIMNSHSSSPIMKRHEFELTPRAVSGIVVVIILIFLSVLVASWAIYQKVQSWRHPRNHIQYAPIVMQDDFLDVGSQEEMETIGSWSRVEDLGPDSDTEAGRWGRGEGGTG
- the LOC121426746 gene encoding uncharacterized protein LOC121426746 isoform X2, whose amino-acid sequence is MIKMAEFRGLKYDKLSYFSTLCFIILINASITFEALSPSYENVTESIEPGYLFAKFASKLSALNFRVARRSNTDAQTQTDGGRGRARGPVAGQCKSQLREDIASEIGPWTSRTPDPEDRGRRALKPGRASSAQPASTVAVIPSSVFNNSQFRQMIRSQCRSEFPNCYRNKASVLQKVVTDYANFAKGWLPNCNITRECASMAERGRTEKWLKSRWTRIATNRSANLPVCYEMEDLEELSPERVDGWWFDFCCFTGAICNPFTPAGWGKLLVGDPDSAHQVSQHLSILHNSTCSPEGSRPVGEVGLGSCGIDTIAAWNVLSGPNLAEIQSEAVSSLVHCSPEMWINPVRTFEALLNKLTASEVRTVHAMFDAHISAQKGLTSPQIMNSHSSSPIMKRHEFELLS